One region of Vibrio sp. FE10 genomic DNA includes:
- a CDS encoding porin: MKKTLVALAIASISTSAFAVNTSSQNSQNEDMFAFDSMHKDQFSVAGSFGVGGYYDTGSKAFYDDWATGLTLAVSYRNNRVVGYFETDFMLQYTTDDNVAANDAATSAWVNGIDTGPATDVDKAWLGFDTGYGIASFGWENDTALDKVDGAGDTTYEFGASAGDASDAFNVVKFQGATSGIAYGISYFETKDSRNDENFDKGVNGYIGLEQEVFNLYAGYENRDYEDDFEVYTVTGNVKVGALKLGVNSWIEESDSEKNTGYYLSGGFTVSEDLTLAAGYASSNNELDGQADVDASYINIAAMYRIAENADMGIDIKQDIEGSRIGSTGMQYDEETHVFAAAYYYF, translated from the coding sequence ATGAAAAAGACATTAGTAGCACTTGCGATTGCAAGCATTTCAACTTCAGCGTTTGCTGTAAACACAAGCAGCCAAAACAGCCAGAACGAAGACATGTTTGCTTTTGATTCTATGCATAAAGATCAATTCTCAGTAGCAGGTTCTTTCGGTGTTGGTGGTTACTACGATACGGGTTCAAAAGCATTTTACGATGATTGGGCAACTGGCTTGACGCTAGCAGTAAGCTACCGTAACAACCGTGTTGTTGGTTATTTCGAAACTGACTTCATGCTTCAATACACGACGGATGACAATGTTGCCGCTAATGACGCTGCTACATCTGCTTGGGTAAACGGTATTGATACAGGCCCTGCAACAGACGTAGATAAAGCATGGTTAGGTTTTGACACTGGTTACGGTATCGCTTCATTCGGTTGGGAAAATGATACAGCGCTAGACAAAGTTGATGGTGCTGGTGATACAACTTACGAGTTTGGTGCTTCTGCTGGTGATGCTTCTGATGCGTTTAACGTAGTTAAATTCCAAGGTGCAACAAGCGGTATCGCTTACGGCATCTCTTACTTTGAGACGAAAGATTCTCGCAATGATGAGAATTTCGACAAAGGTGTGAACGGCTACATTGGTCTAGAGCAAGAAGTATTCAACCTATACGCTGGTTACGAGAACCGTGACTACGAAGATGATTTCGAAGTTTACACAGTGACAGGTAACGTTAAGGTTGGCGCGCTTAAGTTAGGTGTGAACTCTTGGATTGAAGAGAGTGATTCTGAGAAAAACACAGGTTACTACCTATCTGGTGGTTTCACAGTTTCTGAAGACCTAACACTTGCTGCAGGTTACGCATCTAGTAACAACGAACTTGACGGGCAAGCGGATGTAGATGCTTCTTACATCAACATCGCAGCAATGTACCGTATCGCCGAAAATGCAGACATGGGCATCGATATCAAACAAGATATCGAAGGCTCTCGCATTGGTTCAACTGGTATGCAATACGACGAAGAAACACACGTATTCGCTGCTGCTTACTACTACTTCTAA
- a CDS encoding regulatory protein RecX has protein sequence MDDSQQKTNTRNTTVRKATRIESVMNSAMWHLTQRDMTESELIAKLKVKTDNQEWIDETLGSLKGFGYLKSDQVFAEQFVEQAFSGEFGSRYIVEKLKKKGLTDSVISDAIHKVSFGKSIDEQTILIDRINHYYTSFTMSREKLVATLQKRGFSYQQVKVAIDQHPQAHELKSNIQIKAEKADLEKEVLKYARKGKGLTAIQQELRQRQIDTSELSSLIDRLINEEQLDFYSSCLEQLQKKSYDLKDHKERSKAYAMLSRKGFSSDEIKFALSEGNE, from the coding sequence ATGGATGATTCACAGCAAAAAACGAATACTAGAAATACTACGGTAAGAAAAGCGACACGAATTGAAAGCGTTATGAACTCTGCGATGTGGCATTTAACCCAGAGGGATATGACGGAAAGCGAGCTGATTGCAAAGCTGAAAGTGAAAACCGACAATCAAGAATGGATCGATGAAACTTTGGGTTCTCTGAAAGGCTTTGGGTATCTCAAGTCTGACCAAGTGTTTGCAGAACAATTCGTGGAACAAGCATTCTCTGGTGAATTTGGTTCTCGATACATTGTCGAAAAACTGAAGAAGAAAGGCCTGACGGACTCAGTGATTTCTGATGCCATTCATAAGGTGTCCTTCGGAAAATCTATTGATGAACAAACTATCTTGATAGACCGAATCAACCACTATTACACCAGCTTTACCATGAGCCGTGAAAAGCTGGTTGCGACGCTGCAAAAGCGTGGTTTTAGCTATCAACAGGTAAAAGTCGCGATTGACCAGCATCCACAAGCGCATGAACTGAAAAGCAATATCCAAATCAAGGCCGAGAAAGCGGATTTAGAAAAAGAAGTGCTCAAGTATGCTCGTAAAGGCAAAGGCTTGACCGCTATCCAGCAAGAGCTCAGACAACGACAAATTGACACCAGCGAGTTGTCATCGTTAATCGACCGATTAATTAATGAAGAGCAATTGGATTTTTACTCTTCTTGTTTAGAACAGCTGCAGAAAAAATCTTATGACCTTAAGGATCACAAGGAACGTTCAAAGGCCTACGCAATGTTGAGTCGTAAAGGTTTCTCGTCTGATGAGATTAAGTTTGCGTTGAGTGAAGGCAACGAATAG
- a CDS encoding M3 family metallopeptidase — protein sequence MTATNYLNELNQKYLATHKAKEDFFWDTYMGISDDHNGSTQAQTQWTEFLSAAEQITTIEKHISAIDEIQDAEEKESTLTGLNGWLATFKSHAIESQQSQKLKADLIKFEAELFEKKQNHVMTYVNEAGEETEGSLPVLGSTVRTNSTEKVRLSAHQTLLDLEQWLLVNGFIELIKKRNQFAQSLGFKTFFDYSVVKTEQMTTEQLFTILDDFDVRTRDSHQQSLTNLAKQKGESALEAHNFTYSFAGDVMNDLDPYVPFSKSLRRWIESFGRLNIEYSQATLKLDLLDRKGKYPNGFCHGPIPSFYDQGAWVAAQVNFTSNAKPDQIGSGYDGINTLFHEGGHAAHFANVKMNAPCFSQEFAPTSMAYAETQSMFCDSLLNDADWLKQYALNSEGTPVPDELIKAIIYNKQPFRAYQERSILVVPYFERALYELADEDLTPEKITALARSSEKTILGLACSPRPLMAIPHLLSDEASCSYQGYLLAHMAVYQTRAYFTDKFGYLTDNPEIGPLLAKHYWHKGNSVNHNRTIKSLTGEGFNAKYLADECNLSPEQAWAIEERKIKQLASRGRAQVADLNAKISIVDGSTELANNNVSNDQMCDDFEGFIVEQYGR from the coding sequence ATGACTGCTACGAACTATCTCAACGAATTAAATCAAAAGTATCTTGCGACTCATAAAGCAAAAGAAGACTTCTTTTGGGATACTTACATGGGGATAAGTGACGACCATAATGGGTCAACACAAGCACAAACTCAGTGGACCGAATTTCTTAGCGCGGCTGAACAGATAACCACTATCGAAAAGCACATTTCTGCCATTGACGAAATTCAAGACGCGGAAGAAAAAGAGAGCACATTGACTGGACTGAATGGTTGGTTAGCGACCTTTAAATCTCACGCGATTGAATCTCAACAATCTCAGAAACTGAAAGCAGACCTCATCAAATTCGAAGCCGAGCTGTTTGAGAAAAAACAAAATCACGTAATGACTTACGTCAATGAGGCGGGTGAAGAAACAGAAGGCTCGTTACCGGTTCTAGGTTCAACAGTTAGAACTAATAGTACTGAAAAGGTAAGGCTTTCTGCACACCAAACATTGCTCGATTTAGAACAGTGGCTGCTGGTGAATGGTTTTATTGAGCTCATCAAAAAGCGTAACCAATTTGCTCAATCACTTGGTTTTAAAACCTTTTTTGATTACTCAGTCGTTAAAACCGAGCAGATGACAACAGAGCAACTGTTTACGATCCTGGACGACTTCGACGTACGTACGCGCGATAGCCATCAACAAAGTCTGACGAACTTAGCTAAACAGAAAGGTGAAAGTGCACTGGAAGCTCATAACTTTACCTACTCTTTTGCTGGTGACGTTATGAATGACTTAGACCCTTATGTTCCCTTCTCAAAATCACTGAGACGCTGGATAGAATCTTTTGGTCGCCTCAACATCGAATACTCTCAAGCCACGTTGAAATTGGATTTACTTGATCGTAAAGGAAAATACCCTAATGGTTTCTGTCACGGGCCAATCCCTTCTTTCTACGACCAAGGCGCTTGGGTTGCGGCTCAAGTTAATTTCACGAGCAACGCTAAGCCAGATCAAATAGGCAGTGGTTATGATGGAATTAACACCTTGTTTCACGAAGGTGGACACGCGGCGCATTTTGCTAATGTAAAAATGAACGCGCCTTGTTTCTCTCAAGAGTTTGCACCAACTTCGATGGCTTACGCTGAAACTCAGTCTATGTTCTGTGACAGTTTGTTGAACGACGCCGATTGGTTAAAACAGTACGCGCTCAATTCAGAAGGCACACCCGTGCCAGACGAATTAATTAAAGCGATTATTTATAACAAACAACCGTTTAGAGCCTATCAAGAGCGCAGCATTCTTGTGGTCCCTTACTTTGAGCGAGCACTTTACGAATTGGCTGATGAAGATCTAACACCTGAAAAGATCACGGCGCTTGCACGCAGCAGTGAAAAGACAATTCTTGGATTGGCTTGCAGTCCTCGCCCACTGATGGCGATCCCACATCTATTGTCAGATGAAGCATCTTGTTCATATCAAGGTTACCTATTGGCTCACATGGCGGTGTATCAGACACGTGCTTATTTCACCGACAAGTTTGGTTACTTAACGGATAACCCAGAGATCGGGCCTTTGTTAGCGAAACACTATTGGCATAAAGGCAATAGCGTGAACCATAACAGAACAATAAAAAGCCTGACTGGGGAAGGCTTCAATGCCAAGTACCTTGCAGATGAATGTAATTTATCACCAGAACAAGCTTGGGCGATTGAAGAGAGAAAAATCAAACAACTGGCTTCTAGAGGACGCGCACAAGTCGCTGATTTGAATGCCAAGATATCAATAGTCGATGGCTCAACTGAATTGGCGAACAATAACGTGTCGAACGACCAAATGTGTGACGATTTTGAAGGCTTTATTGTTGAACAGTACGGACGATAA
- a CDS encoding protein-disulfide reductase DsbD family protein, with protein MRTCAKTLVTALLVMTSFTALAQTTGWLSVPEHPPVKMRMMSTGEQSDDGSKIQTVLDVVLDGDWKTYWRSPGEGGIPPSWDWSGSTNIESVEWHWPIPKYYEQLDVMTLGYKKHVSFPVTLTLKDNTKPALFKASFTFPSCTNICVLTDYDIELPIDPQTLELDEEAMFLFNQGMSQSPREANRTSVNGLFWDKSKQQLVTQLTSKEGWDKPMVLIDGQEVLDDFFSQPTVHITDNTMTAVFDVSNWIGDVDLTDRTVSVTVSDTNFAEEMTAQVGSDPIAYQTSNNSFLVMLGFALVGGLILNIMPCVLPVLGMKLNSIIQNQGASNRHIRLSFLASAAGVITSFALLALGMTVLKMGGNAIGWGIQFQNVWFIGFMLIITLLFSVNLLGLFEFRLPSGLNTWMATKGDDSHSGHFIQGMFATLLATPCSAPFLGTAVAYALGASYQELWAIFIALGIGMSAPWLIFALFPSLTKLLPKPGAWMFKVKLVFGLMMFITSLWLTSLLSPFIGKFPTILLSLFIVVSVLIWIGMKLGRKVLIPIMATTTLVFGAALIVGSVTADNWATPIVDNLDWQKLDAKQIPQLVDEGKTVFVDVTAEWCITCKANKIGVILQDPVYSHLQQEDIVLMKGDWTTPSESVTQYLQSNGRFGVPFNIVYGPSYKNGIPLPVILDSDTVIQAIDAAR; from the coding sequence ATGCGTACATGCGCGAAAACGCTAGTCACTGCCCTTTTGGTTATGACGTCATTTACTGCTTTAGCACAGACTACGGGCTGGCTCAGCGTGCCTGAACATCCACCCGTCAAAATGCGAATGATGTCGACGGGCGAACAGTCGGATGACGGTTCTAAGATTCAAACCGTGCTGGATGTCGTTCTCGACGGCGATTGGAAAACCTATTGGCGTAGCCCTGGTGAAGGTGGTATTCCACCAAGTTGGGACTGGTCTGGTTCAACAAACATAGAGTCGGTAGAGTGGCATTGGCCGATCCCTAAATATTACGAACAGCTAGACGTAATGACGTTAGGCTACAAAAAACACGTCAGCTTCCCAGTAACGTTGACACTGAAAGACAACACGAAGCCGGCACTGTTCAAGGCGTCGTTCACCTTTCCGTCGTGTACCAATATCTGTGTTTTAACCGATTACGACATCGAACTGCCCATTGATCCGCAAACATTAGAGCTCGATGAAGAAGCGATGTTCTTGTTCAATCAAGGCATGAGCCAATCTCCACGAGAAGCTAACCGTACTTCTGTGAACGGCCTGTTCTGGGATAAGAGCAAGCAACAACTGGTGACTCAGCTAACAAGTAAAGAAGGCTGGGATAAACCGATGGTGTTGATTGATGGTCAAGAAGTGCTTGATGATTTCTTCTCTCAACCTACCGTCCACATCACAGACAATACAATGACTGCAGTATTTGATGTGAGTAACTGGATCGGTGACGTCGACTTAACGGATCGTACGGTGAGTGTTACCGTTTCAGATACTAACTTTGCCGAAGAGATGACCGCGCAAGTTGGTTCAGACCCGATAGCTTACCAAACAAGCAACAACAGCTTTCTAGTCATGCTTGGCTTTGCGTTAGTGGGCGGTTTAATCCTCAACATCATGCCGTGTGTGCTTCCCGTGCTAGGGATGAAGCTAAACAGCATTATTCAGAACCAAGGTGCTTCAAATCGCCACATCCGACTCTCATTCCTAGCGTCTGCTGCCGGTGTTATCACTTCGTTTGCGCTGTTAGCGCTAGGCATGACCGTTCTGAAAATGGGTGGTAATGCGATTGGTTGGGGAATCCAGTTCCAAAATGTTTGGTTCATCGGGTTCATGCTGATCATTACCCTACTGTTCTCAGTTAACCTGCTCGGTCTATTCGAATTCAGACTTCCGTCAGGCTTAAACACTTGGATGGCAACCAAAGGCGATGACTCACATTCAGGTCACTTCATCCAAGGCATGTTTGCGACGCTGCTGGCGACGCCTTGCAGTGCGCCATTCCTAGGAACTGCGGTGGCTTATGCGCTGGGCGCAAGTTACCAAGAGTTGTGGGCTATCTTTATCGCACTCGGCATTGGTATGAGCGCACCTTGGTTGATCTTCGCATTATTCCCAAGCCTAACGAAACTGCTACCAAAACCGGGCGCATGGATGTTCAAAGTTAAGTTGGTATTCGGCTTAATGATGTTCATCACTAGTCTTTGGTTAACAAGCCTACTGAGCCCATTCATTGGCAAGTTCCCAACCATCTTGTTGTCACTGTTTATCGTCGTTTCAGTGCTGATTTGGATTGGCATGAAATTAGGTCGCAAGGTGCTGATTCCTATCATGGCAACCACAACCTTGGTATTTGGTGCTGCATTGATCGTCGGCAGTGTTACCGCTGATAACTGGGCAACGCCAATTGTCGATAACCTTGATTGGCAGAAGCTGGATGCGAAACAAATTCCTCAATTAGTCGATGAAGGCAAAACGGTCTTTGTTGATGTGACCGCAGAATGGTGTATCACCTGTAAGGCCAACAAAATTGGCGTCATTCTTCAAGATCCTGTCTACAGCCACCTACAGCAAGAAGACATTGTTTTGATGAAAGGCGATTGGACAACACCAAGTGAAAGTGTCACTCAATACTTACAAAGTAATGGCCGATTTGGTGTGCCATTTAATATCGTTTATGGCCCGAGCTATAAGAATGGTATTCCATTGCCTGTGATTCTAGACAGTGACACTGTTATTCAAGCCATCGACGCTGCGAGATAA
- a CDS encoding response regulator transcription factor — protein sequence MKQSATLINSDPRDFNATWSEASFDVLDWFDIDRLTLYPNSMVLLEDGKTCSVSKSHIPSINKRDFVGCNHLEYLKLLKTSETYLEFSEAQLAISQNDVLSELYDQGGKWHCVIPLQLFNQRWGALSFTNFHENNKTLGLEDIKRLKLVCEIWLCYWQHSTLARTLNQSENLWEDDSDKLLLLTQKQTKVLSLIAQGFSAKECADKLHLSPRTIESHKYRMLGLMELNNHNELVQFALRNGLGISENQHTTR from the coding sequence ATGAAGCAATCTGCTACTTTGATCAATAGCGATCCAAGGGACTTTAATGCCACTTGGTCAGAGGCAAGTTTTGATGTTTTAGATTGGTTCGATATCGATAGACTCACACTCTACCCAAATTCTATGGTGCTGTTGGAAGATGGGAAAACATGTTCCGTATCCAAGTCGCACATTCCATCGATCAATAAGAGAGACTTCGTTGGTTGCAATCACTTGGAATATTTAAAGCTTCTCAAAACCAGCGAAACTTACTTGGAGTTTTCAGAAGCGCAGCTCGCTATCAGTCAAAATGATGTGTTAAGTGAGTTGTACGACCAAGGTGGAAAATGGCACTGCGTCATTCCTCTTCAGCTATTTAACCAACGCTGGGGCGCATTATCTTTTACGAATTTTCACGAAAATAATAAAACATTAGGGTTAGAAGACATTAAGCGATTGAAGCTTGTGTGTGAGATCTGGCTTTGCTACTGGCAGCACTCTACGTTAGCAAGAACGCTAAACCAGAGTGAAAACTTGTGGGAAGATGATAGCGACAAATTATTGCTGTTGACTCAAAAACAGACCAAGGTACTGTCTCTTATTGCTCAAGGCTTTAGTGCCAAAGAGTGCGCTGATAAATTGCACTTGAGCCCCCGCACCATTGAATCGCATAAATACAGAATGCTTGGTTTAATGGAGCTCAATAACCACAACGAATTAGTACAGTTTGCCTTGCGTAATGGCCTCGGTATCTCGGAAAATCAACACACCACACGATAG
- a CDS encoding DUF3187 family protein: MLTFRTAIASPMFVYAQSPIHSNVLSTQLRSAQPNRVGSVEFKSSYTQASIWAHTDAYALDYYQNQSNIAIQWQASPVWKTELDYRVVTAKDNGLDSFVMGFHDLFGIGQNGRDEVAEDQFTMDFNNAGVHVSDFEGDDLTNALTFYNELLLYSRGPMSLSAGGSLFYNNVRSGEFARTSFEQGVQLNYSYITSRHNFFSTVGLVHRNGDDYLVGLEDLSFENVSASWAVGYEYMFNARHSLLLESLNYQGWATDEPDFSEPSNEVVVGYRYRFNQLAIEALMIENMRNMDNSTDIGFTLGLRFSI, translated from the coding sequence ATGCTAACTTTCCGTACTGCAATAGCGTCTCCCATGTTCGTCTATGCTCAATCCCCGATTCATTCCAATGTGCTTTCAACACAGCTTCGTTCTGCTCAGCCTAATAGAGTGGGAAGCGTTGAATTCAAATCTTCCTACACCCAAGCCAGTATATGGGCTCATACGGACGCGTACGCCCTCGATTACTACCAAAACCAGTCCAATATAGCGATTCAATGGCAAGCATCTCCTGTTTGGAAAACAGAACTGGATTATCGAGTGGTCACTGCAAAGGATAACGGCTTAGACAGCTTTGTGATGGGCTTTCACGATCTGTTTGGTATTGGACAGAATGGCCGCGATGAAGTGGCTGAAGATCAGTTCACCATGGATTTTAATAATGCCGGGGTTCATGTATCTGACTTTGAAGGTGATGACTTAACCAATGCGCTGACTTTTTACAATGAGCTGCTGTTGTATTCTAGAGGACCGATGTCGCTCTCTGCTGGTGGCTCTTTGTTTTACAACAATGTTAGAAGTGGGGAATTTGCCAGAACGAGCTTCGAGCAAGGCGTTCAACTCAACTATAGCTATATCACATCAAGGCATAACTTTTTTTCAACGGTAGGCTTGGTTCACCGTAACGGTGATGACTACTTAGTTGGTTTAGAAGACTTAAGTTTTGAAAACGTAAGCGCAAGTTGGGCGGTAGGGTATGAGTATATGTTTAATGCTCGGCACAGCTTGTTACTTGAATCTTTAAATTATCAAGGGTGGGCAACAGATGAACCCGATTTCTCGGAACCTTCTAACGAAGTCGTAGTGGGTTATCGATACCGTTTTAACCAACTCGCCATTGAAGCCTTGATGATCGAAAACATGCGTAACATGGACAACAGTACCGACATCGGATTCACGCTCGGCTTGCGCTTTTCAATATAA
- a CDS encoding mechanosensitive ion channel family protein: MIKVWRCLFLMLAFVASGSFAQSVDKIAEVQDQLMLDLTTLESAHDAEKPFLEDILRRKNQALREEIFSQLSSDKKEGLDVTLAQQVELLQKLLALNEVKIVSMSRENRSAEGDAKKRLELRIQKRIGMMDVYYQQLSTTLGWSKERGVDVAVPEAELKTALVERSKYLTNAILYTDTQRQDLEARLSFVNEEEKATIKKELERFSERTSVMVASLEETITLMEPYGVDVTSYKRVLLATTGDINADVLDVDVALELLDGWLRSFSSWAFENTPSFIVKLALFLGILYITRLIANVARKTVRKSVSHSKMDFSVLMQEFFVSIASKAVVFIGLLIALSQIGIELAPLLTGFGVAGVIIGFALQDTLSNFASGLMILIYRPYDVGDMVKVAGVQGTVKDMSLVSTTVQTIDNQRLVIPNNKIWGDVINNITAERVRRVDMVFGIGYSDDIDKAKAVLNDIIIAHPLVLKKPEHMIKLHTLNTSSVDFVVRPWVKTDDYWDVYWDVTETVKKRFDEEGITIPFPQRDVHVYNHEES, from the coding sequence ATGATAAAGGTTTGGCGTTGTCTATTTTTAATGTTGGCGTTTGTTGCATCAGGGAGTTTTGCACAAAGTGTCGATAAAATAGCAGAAGTACAAGACCAGCTAATGCTGGACCTCACAACATTAGAATCGGCACATGATGCTGAGAAGCCATTTTTAGAAGATATATTAAGGCGTAAAAACCAAGCATTACGTGAAGAGATCTTTTCGCAGCTATCGTCAGATAAGAAAGAGGGGCTTGATGTAACTCTTGCTCAGCAGGTCGAACTCTTACAAAAGTTACTGGCATTGAATGAAGTTAAAATCGTTTCAATGAGCAGAGAAAACCGTTCGGCTGAAGGTGATGCTAAAAAGCGTCTTGAGTTACGGATTCAAAAACGAATTGGGATGATGGATGTTTATTATCAACAACTTTCTACGACATTAGGTTGGTCGAAAGAGCGTGGTGTTGATGTTGCTGTTCCTGAAGCTGAACTAAAAACGGCGCTTGTTGAACGTTCTAAATATCTGACTAATGCCATTCTTTATACAGACACACAACGTCAAGACTTAGAAGCGCGTTTGTCTTTTGTGAATGAAGAAGAGAAAGCGACCATTAAAAAGGAGCTTGAACGCTTTAGCGAGCGAACCAGTGTTATGGTTGCGAGCTTAGAAGAGACCATCACGCTAATGGAACCGTACGGCGTGGATGTGACTTCTTACAAGCGCGTGCTTTTAGCAACGACGGGTGATATCAACGCTGACGTGTTGGATGTGGATGTCGCACTCGAACTGCTAGATGGTTGGTTACGTTCGTTCAGCTCGTGGGCTTTCGAAAATACCCCTTCTTTTATCGTTAAACTCGCTCTGTTTCTCGGTATTTTGTATATAACTCGTCTTATTGCTAACGTCGCTCGTAAGACCGTTCGTAAGAGTGTCTCGCACTCTAAAATGGACTTCAGCGTATTGATGCAGGAGTTCTTCGTATCCATCGCATCTAAAGCGGTCGTGTTTATTGGTTTGCTTATCGCCCTGTCTCAAATTGGGATTGAGTTAGCGCCACTACTAACGGGTTTCGGTGTTGCGGGTGTCATCATTGGTTTTGCATTGCAAGATACGCTGTCTAACTTTGCGTCAGGCTTGATGATCTTGATCTATCGTCCTTATGATGTTGGCGACATGGTTAAAGTAGCTGGCGTTCAAGGCACAGTAAAAGACATGAGCTTAGTGTCGACAACCGTTCAAACCATTGATAACCAACGCTTGGTGATCCCGAACAACAAGATCTGGGGTGACGTTATAAACAACATCACAGCAGAGCGTGTGAGACGTGTGGATATGGTGTTTGGCATTGGTTATTCCGATGACATCGATAAAGCAAAAGCGGTATTGAACGACATCATCATCGCGCACCCTCTAGTACTTAAAAAGCCAGAACATATGATCAAGCTTCATACCTTGAATACGTCTTCTGTTGATTTCGTGGTAAGACCTTGGGTTAAAACTGACGATTACTGGGATGTGTATTGGGATGTGACGGAAACCGTGAAGAAACGCTTCGATGAAGAAGGCATCACGATTCCATTCCCTCAACGTGATGTGCATGTTTACAACCACGAAGAGAGCTAA
- a CDS encoding DsbA family protein yields the protein MKKHLISTLILGSLMSTSAFAELSTEQTQQLEEINQFLKENPSTISGLHTSLEQYVAGQAQAKKAQAESHDWLYNNDAHPITGNPDGKSVIVNFTDYNCPFCKRLEKGLVKLASENSDIKIINVYLSFKQQQVAGLDTNAALYAMKVWKDNPEAFPEVDRLLMAKSGSHTKSSLQAVAKKTGTEAQLDTTSEQSDILMTNHQTFSALGLTGTPTMMMNGNVLPGYVPYDRLKDIVDDAF from the coding sequence ATGAAAAAACATCTGATAAGCACACTGATTTTAGGCTCACTAATGAGCACGAGTGCGTTCGCTGAGTTAAGCACTGAACAAACCCAGCAACTTGAAGAAATTAATCAATTCCTGAAGGAGAATCCTTCTACGATTTCAGGGCTGCATACCAGTTTAGAGCAGTACGTCGCAGGCCAAGCGCAAGCAAAGAAAGCTCAAGCTGAGAGTCACGACTGGTTGTATAACAATGACGCTCATCCAATCACGGGCAACCCTGACGGAAAATCAGTCATCGTTAACTTTACTGACTACAACTGCCCTTTCTGTAAACGCTTAGAGAAAGGCTTAGTTAAACTAGCGTCTGAAAATAGTGATATCAAAATCATCAATGTGTACTTGTCATTTAAGCAGCAACAAGTAGCTGGCCTTGATACCAATGCGGCTCTATACGCGATGAAAGTATGGAAAGATAATCCAGAAGCCTTCCCTGAAGTCGATAGATTACTGATGGCGAAAAGCGGTAGCCACACCAAATCTTCATTACAAGCTGTGGCGAAGAAAACAGGAACAGAAGCGCAATTGGACACGACCTCAGAGCAAAGCGACATACTCATGACCAACCACCAAACCTTTAGTGCTCTAGGTTTAACCGGCACTCCAACCATGATGATGAACGGAAATGTTTTACCGGGATATGTGCCTTACGACCGACTGAAAGACATCGTAGATGACGCTTTCTAA
- a CDS encoding protein disulfide oxidoreductase: MKTPNNEQKPSSAEGNAVKAETKKPSRLKKWGKELVSMILIVGVVSLAMDFYHSRSMPQGDSIPIVGQSLQGEDIDVIELSKNGKPVIVYFWATWCSACKLVSPTVNSFNDSHQVVSVALSSGPDERVQRFLDAKEYDFPVINDLSGSISRSWGVNVTPSIVIIKDGKISSIATGVTSPIGLWLRTYFA, from the coding sequence ATGAAGACGCCCAACAATGAACAAAAGCCTAGCTCTGCTGAAGGCAACGCTGTAAAGGCTGAAACCAAAAAGCCAAGTCGTCTTAAGAAATGGGGAAAGGAACTCGTTTCAATGATACTGATCGTTGGCGTGGTTTCGCTTGCCATGGATTTTTACCACAGCAGAAGCATGCCTCAAGGAGACTCGATTCCAATCGTGGGTCAGTCTCTACAAGGTGAGGATATTGATGTTATCGAGCTAAGCAAAAACGGTAAGCCCGTTATTGTCTATTTTTGGGCGACTTGGTGTAGCGCATGCAAGCTAGTGAGCCCAACGGTCAATAGCTTCAACGACTCCCACCAAGTAGTTTCTGTCGCACTTTCATCTGGCCCAGACGAACGTGTTCAGCGCTTCTTAGACGCCAAAGAGTATGACTTCCCTGTTATCAATGATCTCTCTGGATCGATCAGCAGAAGTTGGGGAGTCAATGTCACGCCAAGCATTGTCATCATCAAAGATGGAAAGATCAGCAGTATCGCAACCGGCGTTACTTCCCCTATCGGCCTGTGGTTAAGAACCTACTTTGCATAA